In Pseudodesulfovibrio sp. S3, a genomic segment contains:
- the rdgB gene encoding RdgB/HAM1 family non-canonical purine NTP pyrophosphatase, with protein MDTIVLATNNKGKIRELSVMLEPFGLQVKSLAEFPEIGDIPETGDTFLENAFIKARAVSKITGLVAVADDSGIEIDALGGRPGVYSARYAGEACDDHANNEKMLAEMQDVPDGKRTGRYRCVMAASAPNGTEINTDGAYEILVGRGYKGKGGFGYDVIVIDPELGCHVAELDSEVKNRRSHRGKAMHKLLAQWPDFWRKVQA; from the coding sequence ATGGATACCATCGTATTGGCGACCAACAACAAGGGCAAGATCAGGGAACTCTCCGTCATGTTGGAGCCATTCGGTCTGCAGGTGAAGAGTCTGGCCGAATTTCCGGAGATCGGCGACATACCCGAGACCGGCGACACCTTTCTGGAAAACGCCTTTATCAAGGCGCGGGCCGTGTCCAAGATAACCGGACTGGTGGCCGTTGCCGATGATTCGGGGATAGAGATCGACGCATTGGGCGGCCGTCCCGGGGTGTACTCTGCCCGCTATGCGGGCGAGGCGTGCGACGATCATGCCAACAACGAGAAGATGCTGGCCGAGATGCAGGATGTTCCGGACGGGAAACGCACAGGGCGGTACCGCTGCGTCATGGCCGCCAGCGCACCCAACGGCACTGAGATCAATACGGACGGCGCCTACGAGATTTTGGTGGGCCGCGGGTACAAGGGCAAGGGCGGTTTCGGCTACGACGTTATCGTCATCGACCCTGAGTTGGGCTGCCATGTGGCCGAGCTGGACTCCGAAGTGAAGAACAGGCGTTCCCATCGCGGTAAAGCCATGCACAAGCTGCTTGCGCAATGGCCGGATTTTTGGCGGAAGGTGCAGGCGTAA